A genomic stretch from Pomacea canaliculata isolate SZHN2017 linkage group LG2, ASM307304v1, whole genome shotgun sequence includes:
- the LOC112558017 gene encoding uncharacterized protein LOC112558017, with protein sequence MDYNSFRSLMCQSAKQDLIVPCMLKLMQKWNVTTCTEQDRQLMASRGGQILAFMENVCTDPCEGTAIQTLIQCFAAVQVDPTPILHPNATIISDKYSIIGNNSDSAKTFCNSRTRLFSCLAPLSNSCPSLINRLYLKGVDLEAMERSTDVLCKDIDQYTRGLQCFTQPLPATAQCQQQSSLFMLQVLEERFRIGSTKPSDFMSRLCQTRLSHVDCELKAYGQSCDVQLISLRSTVECTTLPRPCRETSSIKPVFDSLCKTVTTPSPAATVRPTQAPSSNSGGSQSGGNSVSGAVSGPRSTSSRLTATSHIVSTLVMLTCMALL encoded by the exons ATGGATTACAACAGCTTCCGGAGCCTAATGTGTCA GTCGGCCAAGCAAGACCTCATCGTGCCATGTATGCTCAAGCTGATGCAAAAATGGAATGTGACTACTTGTACCGAGCAAGACAGACAACTTATGGCATCCAGGGGCGGACAAATACTCGCATTCATGGAGAACGTCTGTACAGATC CTTGTGAGGGCACCGCAATACAGACTCTGATTCAGTGTTTTGCCGCGGTGCAAGTGGATCCGACCCCCATTCTTCATCCTAATGCCACAATTATCAGCGACAAATACTCCATCATCGGCAACAACTCAGATAGTGCAAAAACCTTCTGCAA CTCCAGGACACGTCTCTTCTCGTGCCTCGCCCCACTCAGCAATTCTTGCCCATCCTTGATCAATCGTCTCTACCTCAAGGGGGTCGATCTGGAAGCTATGGAACGGTCAACAGATGTTTTGTGCAAAGACATTGACC AGTATACTCGAGGACTACAGTGCTTTACGCAGCCACTGCCCGCAACCGCACAGTGCCAACAGCAGAGCAGTCTGTTTATGCTACAGGTCTTAGAGGAGAGGTTCCGAATCGGGTCGACCAAACCCTCAGATTTTATGAGTCGCCTCTGCCA aacgaGACTCAGCCACGTGGACTGCGAACTGAAAGCTTATGGCCAGTCGTGCGATGTCCAGCTTATCTCCCTTCGTAGTACTGTGGAATGTACGACTCTGCCTCGCCCGTGCAGAGAAACTTCTAGCATCAAACCGGTTTTCGACTCTCTGTGCAAAACGGTCACTACACCCTCTCCAGCAGCCACTGTTCGTCCAACTCAAGCTCCATCAAGCAATAGCGGTGGTTCGCAAAGCGGAGGCAATTCAGTGTCTGGTGCTGTATCAGGACCCAGGTCGACGTCATCCCGCCTAACGGCCACCAGTCACATAGTGTCTACTCTTGTCATGCTAACATGTATGGCGCTTTtgtaa